The following proteins are co-located in the Chryseobacterium daecheongense genome:
- a CDS encoding o-succinylbenzoate synthase: MIAKYFRYLLKFKRPSGTSRGVLHEKETFILEISENDRKGVGECAVFRGLSFDDRPDYEEKLKWLCENIRQTPEFLREELIEFPSIWIGYEQAILNLKNGGHLYFPSQFTQGQVPITINGLIWMGDVGFMEEQIREKLEKGFHCIKLKIGVDWESEHEVLKKLRKKFPESSLELRVDANGGFNTQEAKTVLKQLSDLHIHSIEQPIKAGNWNDMAILCSDTPTPIALDEELIGIVDTGEKNKLLEAIKPQYIILKPSLIGGFSGSDEWISLAEQNNIGWWITSALESNIGLNAIAQYTYTKNSKMPQGLGTGGLFTNNFDNHLELIGERLLFKA; the protein is encoded by the coding sequence ATGATCGCAAAATACTTCAGATATTTATTAAAATTCAAACGCCCGAGTGGAACATCTCGTGGCGTTTTGCATGAAAAAGAAACTTTTATTCTTGAAATTTCCGAAAATGATAGAAAGGGAGTGGGAGAGTGTGCCGTTTTCAGAGGGCTAAGCTTTGATGACAGACCAGATTATGAAGAAAAACTCAAATGGCTTTGTGAGAATATCAGGCAGACTCCTGAATTCTTAAGAGAAGAGTTAATAGAATTTCCATCCATCTGGATTGGATACGAGCAGGCTATCCTTAATTTAAAGAATGGGGGACATCTTTATTTTCCCAGTCAATTTACACAGGGGCAGGTTCCCATTACCATCAATGGGCTGATCTGGATGGGAGATGTCGGGTTTATGGAAGAACAGATCCGGGAAAAACTTGAAAAAGGTTTCCATTGCATTAAATTGAAAATAGGGGTTGATTGGGAATCCGAACATGAAGTGCTGAAAAAATTGAGAAAGAAATTTCCGGAAAGCAGTTTGGAATTGCGGGTTGATGCGAATGGAGGATTCAATACACAAGAAGCAAAGACTGTTTTAAAACAGCTATCGGATTTGCATATTCATTCTATAGAACAACCTATTAAGGCTGGAAATTGGAATGATATGGCCATATTGTGCAGCGATACACCAACACCAATTGCCCTGGACGAGGAATTGATCGGAATTGTTGATACCGGCGAAAAGAATAAACTACTGGAAGCAATTAAACCGCAATATATTATTCTTAAACCGTCTTTGATTGGAGGTTTTTCGGGATCTGACGAATGGATTTCTCTTGCAGAACAAAATAATATAGGATGGTGGATAACTTCGGCGCTGGAAAGTAATATAGGATTAAATGCAATAGCCCAGTATACCTATACTAAAAATAGTAAAATGCCTCAAGGTTTAGGAACCGGAGGCTTATTTACTAATAATTTTGACAATCATTTGGAACTAATTGGGGAACGCTTGCTTTTTAAAGCATGA
- a CDS encoding TonB-dependent receptor, with product MVRISFLFFIICSSFFSSQIRDSAELISEVKIDAYKKPSSYLRSTKSVAVITQDLLSQNTPERLLESVNQIAGARMEERSPGSYRISVRGSTLRSPFGVRNIKVYLDDFILSDASGNTYFNIISPELINRMEIYKGPEGGDYGAATGGTLLLKTRSSENTSANISIGSYGTLNQSFDFSKQLGKHFLEVFQNYYRSDSYREQSAIERKQFFLKDRFQYSEKATMNAMVLFSDLDYQTPGGLTLEQMQRDRKQARPATSTLPGAVEQDAGIRNKMLLAGVSNQFSLSPKFSHFIMLQGSYVDFSNPFITNYERRFEKNFAIRTHLNYEEHWNKITAEWRLGFEGGSNSIMVRNYDNIKGIKKDFQNFDNIKNTSGFYFLSQKLNFNERLYTDISVSMNANSYEWERLYPGTGSGKVHFRKQWLPNIGLTYVLEKGLSVRAKIGKGNSAPTNEEIRSSNQEFNLDLVPEYGWNKEIGIRQQFGNFLFLEGNYFDFRMMDAIVRRQNEKGEEFFINQGNIKQRGIEVLIESKGFNVNNTIFNRFKFRFSGSFYRFRFENYAQGNQNFSGNDVTGVPSTTISSLFNFIVLRKVSVDYSHFYTSKIPLNDANSVWSESSIVGNIQLGIPVYFEKTKLNVYLQIQNLYNTDYVLGFDTNAFGNRFYNPAARRNFILGVKADF from the coding sequence ATGGTGAGGATCAGTTTTTTATTCTTTATCATTTGCAGTTCATTTTTCTCTTCCCAAATAAGAGATTCTGCTGAATTGATTTCGGAAGTCAAAATTGATGCCTATAAAAAACCATCTTCATACTTACGTTCGACAAAATCTGTTGCTGTCATTACTCAAGATCTTTTGAGCCAGAATACACCCGAACGGCTTCTGGAATCGGTCAATCAAATTGCCGGAGCAAGAATGGAAGAGCGTTCCCCGGGAAGTTACAGGATTTCTGTTCGTGGCAGTACGCTGAGGTCTCCATTTGGGGTACGTAATATTAAAGTATATCTTGATGATTTTATCCTTTCTGACGCATCGGGAAATACCTATTTTAACATTATTTCTCCTGAACTTATTAACAGGATGGAGATCTACAAAGGACCGGAGGGTGGAGATTATGGTGCAGCTACAGGAGGAACCCTTCTTCTTAAAACGAGGTCTTCGGAAAATACATCAGCAAATATTTCAATAGGCAGTTACGGAACATTGAATCAAAGCTTTGATTTTTCAAAACAGCTTGGAAAACATTTTCTCGAAGTTTTTCAAAATTATTATCGGAGTGATTCTTACCGTGAGCAATCAGCCATCGAAAGAAAACAATTTTTTTTAAAAGACCGATTTCAATATAGTGAGAAAGCGACAATGAATGCGATGGTTCTGTTTTCAGATCTGGACTACCAAACTCCCGGAGGACTTACTTTAGAGCAGATGCAAAGAGATAGGAAACAGGCAAGGCCGGCAACATCCACACTTCCTGGTGCTGTGGAACAAGACGCAGGCATACGGAATAAAATGTTACTGGCAGGTGTTTCAAATCAATTCAGCTTGAGTCCTAAATTTTCCCATTTTATAATGTTGCAGGGCTCTTATGTAGATTTTTCAAATCCTTTTATTACCAATTATGAAAGGAGGTTTGAAAAAAACTTTGCCATAAGGACACACCTCAATTATGAAGAACACTGGAACAAGATTACAGCAGAATGGCGCTTAGGATTTGAAGGAGGTAGTAATTCGATAATGGTCAGAAACTATGACAATATTAAGGGAATAAAAAAAGACTTTCAAAATTTTGATAACATTAAGAATACTTCCGGATTTTATTTTCTGTCCCAGAAACTAAATTTTAATGAGAGATTATATACGGATATATCTGTTAGCATGAACGCCAATTCTTATGAATGGGAAAGGCTTTATCCAGGAACAGGCAGTGGAAAAGTACATTTCAGAAAACAATGGCTTCCCAATATCGGGCTTACTTATGTTTTGGAAAAAGGACTTTCAGTAAGAGCTAAGATCGGGAAAGGAAATTCAGCACCTACTAATGAAGAAATCCGTTCTTCTAATCAGGAATTTAATCTGGACCTTGTTCCTGAATATGGATGGAATAAGGAAATTGGGATCCGTCAGCAGTTCGGTAATTTTTTATTTCTGGAAGGAAACTATTTCGATTTTCGGATGATGGATGCTATTGTAAGGAGACAGAATGAGAAAGGCGAAGAGTTTTTTATTAATCAGGGAAATATCAAGCAAAGAGGGATAGAAGTCTTGATAGAATCAAAAGGCTTTAATGTAAATAATACTATTTTTAACAGGTTTAAGTTCAGATTTTCAGGTAGTTTTTACCGGTTCAGGTTTGAAAATTATGCGCAGGGAAATCAAAATTTTTCCGGAAATGATGTAACGGGTGTTCCGTCAACTACGATAAGCAGTTTATTTAATTTTATTGTGTTAAGGAAAGTTTCTGTAGATTATTCTCATTTCTATACTTCGAAGATTCCTTTAAATGACGCCAATTCTGTCTGGTCTGAATCTAGTATCGTTGGAAATATACAATTGGGAATTCCCGTCTATTTTGAAAAGACTAAGCTGAACGTATACCTTCAGATTCAAAATCTTTACAATACAGATTATGTTTTGGGATTTGATACCAATGCTTTTGGAAATCGTTTTTATAATCCTGCTGCCCGACGGAATTTTATTTTGGGTGTAAAGGCTGACTTTTGA
- a CDS encoding glutamine--tRNA ligase/YqeY domain fusion protein, giving the protein MEEEKKSLNFIEQIIEDDLANGLNRDQIRFRFPPEPNGYLHVGHTKAICINFGLGEKYNAPVNLRFDDTNPEKEEQEFVDSIKKDVEWLGFKWDKELYASDYFQQLYDWAVRLIKEGKAYVDEQPSEVITEQRKNPTEPGVESPFRNRPVEESLDLFERMKNGEFEEGTMSLRAKIDMVSPNMNMRDPVMYRILKRPHHRTGTDWKIYPMYDWAHGESDYLEQVSHSLCSLEFENHRPLYNWYLDQVYEKPKVAPKQREFARMNVSYMITSKRKLQRLVAEKVVTGWDDPRMPTISGMRRKGFTPTSIRNFIEKVGVAKRENLIEIQLLDFCVREDLNKVAKRVMAVVDPVKLVIENYPEGKEEWLETENNPEQENAGTREIPFSRELYIEREDFKEEANNKFFRLKLGGEVRLKSAYIIKAERVEKDENGEITTIYATYDEKSKSGSGTEESLRKVKGTLHWVSANHAIPVEVRIYDQLFTVEQPDAEKDVDFLDFVNPESVSVIQGFAEPGLKDVAVGEPLQFQRIGYFTKDQDSTEGNLVFNRTVTLKDSYKPE; this is encoded by the coding sequence ATGGAAGAAGAAAAAAAATCGCTCAATTTTATTGAACAAATTATAGAAGATGATTTGGCAAATGGTTTGAACAGAGATCAAATCCGTTTCCGTTTTCCCCCAGAACCAAATGGTTATTTACATGTAGGGCACACCAAAGCCATCTGCATCAACTTTGGACTGGGAGAAAAATACAACGCTCCTGTAAACCTTCGTTTCGACGATACAAATCCTGAAAAAGAAGAACAGGAATTTGTAGATTCTATTAAAAAAGATGTAGAATGGCTAGGTTTCAAATGGGATAAAGAATTGTACGCATCTGACTACTTCCAGCAGCTCTATGACTGGGCCGTAAGATTAATCAAAGAAGGAAAAGCATATGTGGACGAGCAACCGTCTGAAGTGATTACAGAACAAAGAAAAAATCCAACTGAACCCGGAGTGGAAAGCCCTTTCAGAAACCGTCCTGTTGAAGAATCTCTGGATTTATTCGAGAGAATGAAAAACGGAGAGTTTGAAGAAGGTACGATGTCTCTTCGTGCAAAAATTGATATGGTTTCTCCTAATATGAATATGCGTGATCCTGTAATGTACAGAATTCTGAAAAGACCTCACCACAGAACAGGAACAGACTGGAAAATCTATCCGATGTATGACTGGGCTCATGGAGAGTCAGATTATTTAGAACAAGTATCACATTCTTTATGTTCTTTGGAGTTTGAAAATCACAGACCATTATATAACTGGTATCTGGATCAGGTATATGAAAAGCCTAAAGTAGCTCCGAAGCAGAGAGAATTTGCAAGGATGAATGTATCCTATATGATTACATCCAAAAGAAAGCTACAGAGATTAGTTGCTGAAAAAGTAGTAACAGGATGGGATGATCCAAGAATGCCTACAATTTCAGGAATGCGAAGAAAAGGATTTACCCCTACATCCATTAGGAATTTTATTGAAAAAGTAGGAGTAGCCAAAAGAGAAAATCTTATTGAGATTCAGCTATTGGATTTCTGCGTTCGTGAGGACCTGAATAAAGTAGCTAAACGTGTTATGGCCGTAGTTGATCCTGTAAAATTAGTGATTGAAAACTATCCGGAAGGTAAAGAAGAGTGGTTGGAGACTGAAAACAATCCGGAGCAGGAAAATGCCGGAACGAGAGAAATTCCTTTCTCACGAGAACTATATATTGAACGTGAAGACTTTAAAGAAGAAGCAAATAATAAATTCTTCAGGTTAAAATTAGGAGGTGAAGTTCGTTTGAAATCTGCATATATCATCAAAGCTGAAAGAGTAGAGAAAGATGAAAACGGAGAGATTACGACCATCTATGCAACGTATGATGAAAAGAGCAAGTCAGGAAGCGGAACAGAAGAAAGCTTGAGAAAAGTAAAAGGAACCTTACATTGGGTATCAGCAAACCATGCAATTCCGGTGGAGGTAAGAATTTATGATCAGCTATTTACCGTTGAGCAACCTGATGCAGAAAAAGATGTGGACTTCCTTGACTTTGTGAACCCTGAATCTGTTTCTGTTATTCAAGGTTTTGCGGAGCCGGGCCTTAAAGATGTTGCAGTAGGAGAGCCGCTTCAATTCCAGAGAATCGGATATTTTACGAAAGATCAGGATTCGACTGAAGGGAACCTGGTATTTAACCGTACCGTGACACTGAAAGATTCTTATAAACCAGAATAA
- the fbp gene encoding class 1 fructose-bisphosphatase yields MSDQSLQTLGEFIIDKQEDFQYSTGELSRLLSAIRLASKVVNREVNKAGIADIIGKAGNENVQGEEQQKLDVLANEIFITALSQREVVCGIASEENDDFIDIKCVGNGHLSKYVVLIDPLDGSSNIDVNVSVGTIFSIYRRVSEPGTPVQLEDFLQKGVNQIAAGYVIYGSSTMIVYTTGNGVNGFTLDPSLGTYYLSHPNMKFPATGKIYSINEGNYIKFPQGVKNYLKYCQMEEGDRPYTSRYIGSLVADFHRNMLKGGIYIYPSYSQAPNGKLRLLYECNPMAFLAEQAGGKATDGFRRILEVEPTELHQRIPFFCGSVAMVEKAEEFMRIDNVK; encoded by the coding sequence ATGTCAGATCAATCGTTGCAGACTTTAGGAGAATTTATTATAGATAAACAAGAAGATTTTCAGTATTCTACAGGGGAACTTTCCCGACTTCTAAGTGCTATAAGATTGGCTTCAAAAGTTGTAAACAGAGAAGTAAATAAAGCAGGAATTGCAGATATCATTGGAAAAGCAGGTAATGAGAATGTTCAGGGGGAAGAGCAGCAGAAGCTGGATGTCCTTGCTAATGAGATATTCATCACGGCATTATCGCAAAGAGAGGTAGTTTGTGGAATTGCTTCCGAAGAAAATGATGATTTTATTGATATTAAATGTGTAGGAAATGGGCATCTTAGCAAGTATGTAGTTTTGATTGACCCTCTTGATGGTTCTTCAAATATTGATGTGAATGTTTCTGTAGGAACTATTTTTTCTATTTACAGAAGGGTTTCTGAGCCGGGCACACCTGTTCAGTTAGAAGATTTCCTTCAGAAAGGAGTGAACCAGATTGCAGCAGGTTATGTAATTTACGGATCTTCTACAATGATTGTATATACCACCGGAAACGGAGTGAACGGATTTACTTTGGATCCTTCACTGGGTACTTATTATCTTTCTCATCCTAATATGAAATTTCCGGCAACGGGGAAAATTTATTCTATCAACGAAGGAAACTATATCAAATTCCCTCAGGGAGTTAAAAACTATCTGAAATATTGTCAGATGGAAGAAGGTGACCGCCCTTACACATCAAGATATATTGGTTCTCTTGTTGCTGATTTCCATAGAAATATGCTGAAAGGAGGGATTTATATTTATCCTTCTTATTCACAAGCTCCTAATGGTAAACTAAGGCTGCTTTATGAATGTAATCCTATGGCATTCCTTGCTGAGCAGGCTGGGGGAAAAGCAACGGATGGATTCAGAAGAATTCTGGAAGTTGAGCCTACAGAGCTTCATCAGAGAATTCCATTTTTCTGTGGAAGTGTTGCTATGGTAGAAAAAGCAGAGGAATTTATGCGAATAGATAATGTGAAATAA
- a CDS encoding MFS transporter, with protein sequence MKLIKIYTSSFKGLSQESWMLALVMLINRAGSMVLPFLGVYMTAHLHFSIENSGVVLSFFGIGSVLGSWLGGMITDKIGEYRVQSLSLLLSVPLFCMIPLFTTEVGLAGIILAQSIVSETFRPANSVAITKYARPENITRAFSLNRMAVNLGFSIGPALGGILSAISYEFLFYSNALAALIAGITYIVFFKKRNTLALRKAQNMKKSTVHVKEGSPYRDGKFLLYCFFCMLFAICFFQLFSTLTIFYKDTAHLSQEHIGYLLGYSGFLIVLLEMAFVQIAEKYFTLGITMLVGTLLCGFSYAMLAFDYTMLTLLISMTMLCVGEIWTLPFMSTITALRSGSNNKGAYMGLNGISFSIAFIVTPYVGTLIAEKLGFKVLWLGTGTLAALIAVAFYFIVPWMLSEKKSKEEAD encoded by the coding sequence GTGAAATTAATTAAGATCTATACTAGTTCTTTTAAAGGACTGTCTCAAGAAAGCTGGATGCTGGCGTTGGTAATGCTCATCAATCGTGCCGGATCAATGGTACTCCCATTTTTAGGAGTGTATATGACTGCGCATTTACATTTCAGCATAGAGAACTCAGGTGTTGTTTTGAGTTTTTTTGGAATTGGGTCGGTATTGGGTTCATGGCTGGGAGGAATGATCACGGATAAGATCGGAGAGTATAGAGTTCAAAGTCTAAGTTTGCTCCTGAGCGTACCTTTGTTTTGTATGATTCCTCTTTTTACGACCGAGGTGGGATTAGCGGGGATTATCCTTGCACAAAGTATCGTAAGTGAAACGTTTCGTCCTGCCAATTCGGTAGCAATCACCAAATATGCAAGACCTGAAAATATTACCCGGGCATTTTCCTTAAACAGAATGGCCGTGAATCTGGGGTTTTCTATAGGACCGGCTTTAGGAGGTATTTTATCGGCCATTTCTTATGAATTTCTTTTTTACAGTAATGCCTTGGCTGCATTAATAGCTGGTATCACCTATATTGTGTTCTTTAAAAAGAGAAATACATTAGCCCTGAGGAAAGCCCAAAACATGAAAAAAAGCACCGTTCATGTTAAAGAAGGATCTCCTTACCGGGACGGAAAGTTTCTGCTGTATTGTTTCTTCTGTATGTTGTTTGCGATATGTTTTTTCCAGCTTTTCAGCACACTTACGATATTTTATAAGGATACAGCTCACCTTAGCCAGGAACATATAGGATATCTTTTAGGATATAGCGGTTTCTTGATTGTATTGCTTGAAATGGCTTTTGTTCAGATTGCTGAGAAATATTTTACCTTGGGAATCACGATGCTGGTAGGAACTTTGCTCTGTGGATTTTCATACGCGATGCTTGCTTTTGATTACACAATGCTAACGTTGCTTATTTCCATGACAATGCTATGCGTCGGTGAAATTTGGACTTTACCTTTTATGTCTACGATTACAGCTTTAAGGTCAGGTTCTAATAATAAAGGTGCTTATATGGGATTGAACGGGATATCATTTTCTATAGCTTTTATTGTTACTCCCTATGTAGGAACTTTGATTGCAGAGAAACTGGGATTTAAGGTTTTATGGTTAGGAACAGGAACCCTTGCTGCTCTTATTGCAGTTGCTTTTTATTTTATTGTTCCATGGATGTTATCTGAAAAAAAGTCGAAAGAAGAGGCTGATTAA
- a CDS encoding alpha/beta hydrolase, with the protein MAVYILSNRKIVRHKNETVDSFSNDEYSIPNFRIAKCDFTNYKEPTAQEKRKKNYTNRNILNYQLFSEPEKQGYQEVLDVLLREKNIKKSKITADNLGGTQRMFYELYKNMSSTKSRSDVLIFIHGYAYDFDDELEAIIDLKKLFIDSPESPVEHILFVSWPASSSIVPLTYFDDKASSINSGTSLMRLFYFYTQFLKDIFSNRDLAPCNQRIHLMAHSLGNRVLQSMLYSLKSENILRVIDQVLLLNADVTYKVFEDSEDSFNKLPLLANRVSIYLNRKDAVLGISQFTKNILTPRLGKNGPSDIEKFKDIVSIVDCTFIENDLKDGLKFELGNHWGYLSSSQVQNDIFQTLNGVDRNLITNRISNYENIFTIVSK; encoded by the coding sequence ATGGCTGTTTATATCTTAAGTAACAGGAAGATCGTCCGTCATAAAAACGAAACCGTTGATTCATTTTCCAATGATGAATATTCCATTCCTAATTTCAGAATCGCAAAATGTGATTTTACCAATTATAAGGAACCAACTGCTCAGGAAAAGAGAAAAAAAAATTACACCAACAGGAATATATTAAATTATCAGCTTTTTTCAGAACCTGAAAAACAAGGATACCAGGAAGTTCTTGATGTTTTATTAAGAGAAAAAAATATCAAAAAATCAAAAATTACAGCCGATAACCTGGGGGGAACCCAAAGGATGTTTTATGAATTGTATAAAAACATGTCTTCTACCAAATCCAGAAGTGACGTTTTAATATTTATCCATGGTTATGCCTACGATTTCGACGATGAACTGGAAGCTATTATTGATCTGAAAAAACTGTTTATCGATAGTCCGGAATCTCCAGTTGAGCATATCCTGTTTGTGAGCTGGCCGGCTTCAAGCAGTATTGTTCCGCTTACCTACTTTGACGATAAAGCATCCAGCATTAATTCCGGAACCTCATTAATGAGGCTGTTCTATTTTTACACTCAGTTCCTAAAGGATATTTTTTCCAACCGGGATTTAGCTCCATGTAACCAGAGAATTCATCTGATGGCTCATTCCTTGGGAAACAGGGTGCTTCAAAGTATGCTGTACAGTCTTAAAAGCGAAAATATTCTAAGAGTAATTGATCAGGTTCTTTTATTGAATGCTGATGTAACCTATAAAGTATTTGAAGACTCTGAAGACTCCTTTAACAAACTTCCTTTGCTTGCCAATCGTGTTTCAATTTATTTAAACCGAAAAGATGCCGTTCTAGGAATTTCCCAGTTTACCAAAAATATTCTCACTCCGAGATTGGGAAAAAACGGCCCCAGTGATATTGAAAAATTTAAAGATATTGTGTCTATTGTAGACTGTACCTTTATTGAGAACGACCTCAAAGATGGTTTAAAATTTGAGCTTGGAAACCACTGGGGATATCTCTCTAGTTCACAGGTACAAAATGACATTTTCCAGACCCTGAACGGAGTTGATAGAAACCTCATTACCAATAGAATAAGCAATTATGAAAATATTTTCACAATTGTATCAAAATAG
- a CDS encoding 3-hydroxyacyl-CoA dehydrogenase: MNFKNVTVAGSGVLGYQIAFQAAFHGFNVTVYDISDEILEKAKEKFNILNEAFTKDLKATKNQLDTAFKNLTYTSDLAASVQNADLLIEAVPENPKIKIAFYRSVAKLAPEKTVFATNSSSLLPSQFAKKTGRPEKFIALHFANEIWKHNTAEVMGHPGTSSKVFDDIMEFAKAIGMVALPIYKEQPGYIVNSLLMPLLSSALELWVNKVSDIKTIDKTWMVATGAPMGPFGILDVVGITTVYNINKIAADSSRSPVMLKISKKLKKEYIDKGKLGVVSGKGFYNYPNPAYGKKNFLK; this comes from the coding sequence ATGAATTTTAAAAATGTAACTGTTGCGGGCAGTGGTGTATTGGGATACCAAATCGCTTTCCAGGCAGCTTTCCATGGTTTTAATGTAACCGTTTATGATATCAGTGACGAAATTTTAGAAAAGGCAAAGGAAAAATTCAATATACTCAATGAAGCTTTTACAAAAGACTTAAAAGCAACAAAAAACCAGCTGGACACAGCATTCAAAAATCTTACTTACACATCTGACCTGGCAGCATCTGTACAAAATGCAGACCTTTTGATAGAAGCCGTACCCGAAAACCCGAAAATTAAAATCGCGTTTTACAGGAGTGTAGCAAAATTAGCTCCTGAAAAAACCGTCTTTGCAACGAATTCGTCATCATTACTACCCAGTCAGTTTGCTAAAAAAACAGGAAGACCGGAAAAGTTTATTGCACTACATTTTGCCAATGAAATCTGGAAACATAACACAGCAGAAGTTATGGGACATCCGGGGACCTCTTCTAAAGTGTTTGATGATATCATGGAATTTGCAAAAGCCATTGGAATGGTCGCATTACCTATTTATAAAGAACAACCCGGCTATATTGTCAACTCATTGTTGATGCCGTTACTAAGTTCCGCATTGGAATTATGGGTAAATAAAGTATCAGATATCAAAACTATTGATAAAACATGGATGGTGGCCACCGGAGCACCAATGGGTCCTTTTGGGATACTGGATGTTGTAGGCATTACTACCGTTTATAATATTAATAAAATTGCAGCAGATTCTTCAAGGTCACCTGTAATGCTTAAAATATCAAAAAAATTAAAAAAGGAATATATTGATAAAGGAAAATTAGGTGTCGTAAGCGGTAAAGGCTTTTACAACTATCCCAATCCGGCGTACGGGAAAAAAAATTTCCTGAAGTAG
- a CDS encoding aspartate kinase produces the protein MKIFKFGGASVKDAESVKNVSMVLKSQGFAKCLLVISAMGKTTNELEKVVELYFKKENYQTEIKIIKQKHIEIAEGLFQENHPVFAEINLFFDDLDSFLRRNKSPNYNFVYDQVVSCGEMISTKIVSEYLNEIQFINQWLDARDYIKTDNSYRDGNVDWKKTEEFISTLNSEICYVTQGFIGSDENNFTVTLGREGSDYSAAIFAYCMNAEAMTIWKDVPGVMTGDPRKFKDVTLLSNISYEEAIEMAYYGASVIHPKTLQPLQQKSIPFYVKSFVDPTKEGTKVGASEKNQHEETYILKENQNLLKISTRDFSFIAEDHMSQIFSLLSRHKIKVSLMQNSAISLALCLEDKFNAIDELNEELQKDFRTDVVKNVSLFTVRNAKMDNIDKFYQEKSVLLEQISKNTLQMVTQ, from the coding sequence ATGAAAATTTTCAAGTTTGGTGGAGCATCTGTAAAAGATGCTGAAAGCGTAAAGAATGTGTCAATGGTTTTAAAAAGCCAGGGATTTGCCAAATGTTTGCTGGTAATTTCAGCAATGGGCAAAACGACGAATGAATTGGAAAAGGTTGTGGAGCTTTATTTCAAGAAGGAAAACTATCAAACTGAAATTAAGATTATTAAACAGAAACATATTGAAATTGCTGAAGGGCTTTTTCAGGAAAATCATCCTGTATTTGCAGAAATCAATTTATTTTTTGACGACCTTGACTCTTTTTTAAGAAGAAATAAATCGCCTAATTACAATTTCGTTTACGATCAGGTGGTAAGCTGTGGAGAAATGATTTCTACAAAAATAGTAAGTGAATATCTGAATGAAATACAGTTTATCAATCAATGGCTGGATGCCAGAGATTATATTAAAACAGATAATTCTTACAGGGATGGTAATGTAGACTGGAAAAAAACAGAGGAATTTATTTCTACCCTGAATTCTGAAATTTGTTATGTAACGCAAGGATTTATTGGATCCGATGAAAATAACTTCACGGTAACATTAGGAAGAGAGGGTTCAGATTATTCTGCTGCTATTTTTGCTTATTGTATGAATGCAGAGGCAATGACCATATGGAAAGATGTACCGGGCGTAATGACAGGGGACCCGAGAAAATTTAAGGATGTTACCCTTCTTTCCAATATTTCATATGAAGAAGCAATCGAAATGGCTTATTACGGAGCGAGTGTAATTCACCCGAAAACTCTTCAACCACTACAGCAAAAAAGTATTCCTTTCTACGTAAAATCTTTTGTAGATCCTACAAAAGAAGGAACAAAAGTAGGAGCTTCAGAAAAAAACCAGCACGAAGAAACATATATTTTAAAAGAAAATCAGAATCTTTTAAAAATATCTACAAGGGATTTTTCATTTATTGCAGAAGATCACATGAGTCAAATCTTCAGTCTTTTGTCAAGACATAAAATTAAAGTTTCCTTGATGCAGAATTCTGCAATTTCACTAGCTTTATGTTTGGAAGATAAATTCAATGCAATTGATGAGCTGAATGAAGAACTACAGAAAGATTTCAGAACTGATGTAGTTAAAAATGTATCCTTATTCACTGTAAGAAATGCGAAGATGGATAACATTGACAAATTTTACCAGGAAAAAAGTGTATTATTGGAACAGATTTCAAAGAATACGCTTCAGATGGTAACACAATAA